ATAGACTGAGGCCACAGCTTGGACCCTGGTGGGGGAAGGAATCAAGCAAAGATGGACAAGTTTCGGATGATCTTCCAGTTCTTCCAGTCCAACCAGGAGTCCTTCATGAACGGCATCTGTGGGATCATGGCCCTTGCCAGCACCCAGATGTACTCAGCCTTTGATTTCAACTGCCCCTGCCTGCCACAGTACAACCTGGCCTATGGGCTGGGCATCCTCCTGGTGCCCCCCTTCATCTTGTTCCTGCTGGGTTTTGTGCTGAACAACAACATCTCCATGCTGGCAGAGGAgtggcggcggccgcggggccggcgcgggAAGGACGCGGCCGTGCTGCGCTACATGTGCTGCTCCATGGCACAGCGGGCCATGATCGCCCCCGTGGTGTGGCTCTCGGTGACACTGCTGGACGGCAAGTGCATCACCTGTGCCTTCTGCACCTCGGTGCCCCTGGAGAGCCTGGGCAATGCCAGCCACCCCCGCCTGTCCCAGGGGGAGGTACAGCGGGTGCTCGCCCGGATCCCCTGCAAGGAGATCTACACCGGGCAGCAGCTCATTGCCAGTGAAGTGGCCGTCAGGTACCTGCGCTGCATC
This genomic interval from Ammospiza nelsoni isolate bAmmNel1 chromosome 8, bAmmNel1.pri, whole genome shotgun sequence contains the following:
- the CALHM1 gene encoding calcium homeostasis modulator protein 1; this translates as MDKFRMIFQFFQSNQESFMNGICGIMALASTQMYSAFDFNCPCLPQYNLAYGLGILLVPPFILFLLGFVLNNNISMLAEEWRRPRGRRGKDAAVLRYMCCSMAQRAMIAPVVWLSVTLLDGKCITCAFCTSVPLESLGNASHPRLSQGEVQRVLARIPCKEIYTGQQLIASEVAVRYLRCISQALGWCFVLLMTTLAFLVRSLRPCFSQAAFLKSRYWSHYIDIERKLFDETCAEHARSFAKVCIQQFFEGMSTDLEAARCHLPRKAPADAGEAAEKLLGITDQGTMNMALKSWHRCKPPLHLHPPAQPTGNGWAGEGQPATHPSAPRKETAAYYSWV